The nucleotide window AAAACGAACAGTTTTAAAAGTTGGTTTACCCAGTTTTAGAGTTCAGGAGAAAAAACAGACTTTCAAAAAAGTTGAGAGAGGTAGCGTGGACTTTTTTTTTAACGAAGATAATCTTTTTAGATCAAATCACAGGCCGATTTGGGCCAGCTTATATTGAAAGCTAACATGAATGAACCAAGAGAATTTTAAGCCCAGAAATCGACACGGAGTCTTGGGAACGGGCAGAGGACCGGCCTAGGCCCACGGAGAATAAAGGAAGTGGCAAAGCCCACGTGACCGCGCCTTTGCGTGTGTCGTCCCGCGCCTCTCGTCTTCTTTGCTGGTGACCGACCCCTGCGGCCCTGCCTGTGTTGCCAACAATTTCCACGGTTCCACTTGGCTGGCTGTTCAGTTCCAGACAGCCCTGTAGCATGGACATGGACATGCCAACCAACTCTTCCGGCACGATAAGGCCGCAGATCTGCCAGCCCGCCCCGCCCCGCATCACTCTGAACTGATGATGCATGCTTGGCCACGGGCAGAGGATGGAAAACGGTGGATTCCACGTTCCTGTTACTGCTACGTTCACTTAAGCTGCGCCATCTTTCCATCTGAAACTCAACTAAAATATTTATAGAAACGGATTTCCACAAACCCGAATCGTCACTGATCGAATAGCTGTATTTGTAGACCTATATAGTTACAGCAAGAGTTTAGCTAGACAACTGACACCACTAATGGCATTCATGTCATCAGCTTATGAGTGCACAGCTCCACCAAACAAAACCATGGCCACTCTCGTGATCTCGTCAGAAGCAGAGAAGCTGAAACGTGCAAAACGACGGATCACACTTCACACGTTACTGGCAGCAAGCACAGTGCTATGAGTGTTCATTTAAGCTGACACCCTCTATCTATCTGAAACTTCAACATCTAGAATTTCCCACCCATCCAGTAGTCTCAGTTATTCAGCTGCAACAAACCTCAAGAATTTCGCTTTGGATAATTGACACTAATGAATTATGTCACACGCCTAGCTATCAGCTGAAGGAGAACGCTCCCTGCATGATCAGTACGGTAGGCCAGTGGCTCACCAAAGGAAGCCTATGTGCACCAAAACCTCCTATCGCTTGCCTGCATGGCCACGATCTCTCGTCGTCTCTGTTCCCCTCAAATTGAAAGCAACGGGGCCTGCAATCATCGCAAGAGAACAAGCAGTttcaacaatgagcctccccactCCCCAGCCCACTGGTTCACCGATGAATGCAGACGTCGGCAGCCAAGCACCCATGTCCCCTCCACGCATTGCTCGATTCCATTCCAGTTCACAGCATCCCGGCCCCTTTAGAACGCAGGAATTTCGTAGAAATCTCTTGGAAAGTTTCTAGAAATCCGTTTGTTTCATACGAAGATCACAAGAATCTGGGGAAAATATACATGACCAAGCTATACTGTGTCAAACATCATTCTGGTTCAGCAAAGAGACATCTTTTGGAATTATGCGTAGGCCAGGTTAGGTTGGCGAAGTGTCCTGGTCCTGCCAAcagcaaagcaaagcaaaacaACAACCAAATCATGGGTTTGCTAAGCAATCGTGCAGGTAAAATATAGAATTAAAAATGGTTGTACTTGCCGCCTATGATTCCATACAGTTTAGCAACCACGGTTCTTTTTCTGGGTaaatttacttatttttcttcttGTTGGAGATTAATTTAAGACATAACTAATGAGGATGGATCAATTGTGCCATATGTTTGAACCGTGTTTTCCTCATCGCATAAAGAAAAATATGAGTCGTAGTTAGcttctcttttttctttgttttttttaagaaaaaaaacttTTGTTTGATCTTTGAAAGAGTAAACTTACCGCTTGCTTTTAATGCCAATTGTTAGAGCTAGAGCATACAAATGCAAATGAACTACTTCATTTCAACAATATCGATGGTTTGGTAAAGACTCCAACATAAAAAGACAATGTATGAAACTAGCCACAAATGCGTTTGCAGGCCAATATAAACTTTGGTGCTTCAAAGCATGCCATTTATTGTTCCTTAGCtgtcaagatgcatcacatatatCGGTTATTTATTTTAACAAAGCTGTCCGAAAAAGTCATGAACTCTCACAGAAAAACAACAACATTGATACATGGATCTAACACATGAGTGTTTGcaccaccaaaaaaaaaaactctatcgGTGAATAACATGCACCTTATTTTACCTACTTGATAAACATATAACTCTACCCCTAAACTTGTATGCTATCTACAACTTGTGACATAGTATTGCTCAAATGACGCCTGAAAAAGCATTGTGCAAAGGGGCGCTTTACAGATAGGATAAATCTTTCAATTATCTTAGGCCACGCCAACACAGCTTTGTTATATATATCAAACGTCCAAACCTTAGTATAAATAAAAAGACACCTCTTCTTAGGTGTATCCAAGATAACATTTATAACAAATACCTTCTGGTGTTGAAAATCACAACAAGCAAGGATTCAATCATGAGAAGATCAACACTAAAGCAAACTCTTATAATAACATAAACATGACTTTAAAATAAATTTGTCCTTGGACGATAACACAAGTTTATGTTGATAATACAAGGGGAACAAAAATGAATAATGAAAAAGTGAGAACTACACAAATACATGAAAGATTGGAAATTGTCCAATAAAAGCGTTGCACTAGCTCacagtttgttgctgctttgaTTGCTCACCTTGCCAAGCCCATACTATGTCTTTTAGCGCAGGCCTCATTTCTTGGTTCAGGACCTTTTGATACTCTAGAGTGTCGCCATTCGTCTTCTTTATCTCCACAAGATGAAAGTTTGGGCTAACCTCAAATATCTCAGCATCGATACCCATCACCCCTTTCCTTCCAGGCTTCGAAGCTTCCATCTTTAACAAACCACCATCCTTTTTTGTCACCTTCAATTGCAAATTTTTCGCAACATCTTCGATCTTCGATATGATTGTTGAGCTTGTGTTGGTGGATGTGAATTGGGATTCTCTCTTCTTGTCAGATTCTTCAAATAAACCTGAGAGGTCCAAACCAGTTGATAGAGATATTATATCAAATGCATTCATGTTGGTAGGCTTCTTTTCTTCTTGTTGCTTGCTCTCTGCTGTTATGTTGGTGCTCAGTGAATCAAAATCTGCATTCTTGTCCACTTGAGGGGCATTCTTAGTTTGTAAATTATACCTAAGTAGCTTTGCATCTAAACCCTTCCTAAACCATGGATTTTCCATGATTTTTTCCATTGAGATCCTTGTATTGGGGTTAGGATCAAGAATCCTTAGCAAAAGCCTCCGAACATCGGTAGAAAACCAACACGGGCATTTGAACTCTGCTTTCCCAATCTTTTTATACATGTCCATTAAGTTCTTGTCATGGAATGGAAGATAACCAGCCAATAGCACAAAAAGGATTACCCCACAAGACCATATGTCAGCCTTTGCACCATCATAACCCTTTCTGTTAATCACCTCTGGAGCAACATAAGCAGGCGTGCCACAGGTTGTGTGGAGCAGGCcatcttgtctttggcattcagCAAGTGCACTTAGACCAAAATCCGATACCTTTAGGTTGCTATTCTCATCGAGCAAAAGATTTTCTGGCTTCAAATCTCGATGATAGACACCCCTGCTGTGACAGAAGTCCACTGCGCAAATCAGCTGTTGAAAGTACTTCCTCGCTGCATCTTCCTTGAGCCTTCCTCGCTGCACTTTATTAAAGAGCTCTCCACCTTTAACATGCTCCAACACAAAGTATATTTTGGTTTTGGTAGCCATGACCTCATAGAGTTGCACAATATTGGGATGTCTGACAAGCTTCATCACAGAAATTTCTCGCTTAATTTGATCAATGAGCCCAACTTTCATAACCTTCTCCTTGTCAATCACCTTGATCGCGACACTTTCTGAAGTCTTAGTGTTGCGAGCATGATAAACCTTAGCAAAGGTCCCTTGACCAAGCAATTTCCCCATCTCATACTTGTGCATGAGAACATTTCCTTTATGTTCCACCATCGTGCCGTTGTATGCTATGCACACAAAGAGCACTTAGTTATCCCTGACTGAAAACGAACTAGCAAAGAGGCTGAGAGTGGATACTTCAACCGTCTCCCCCCAGATGGTGATCTAAGAAGACGGTTGAGCCGCCACGTCGAACCCCATTGTGCGGAAGCACAAGGAGGAGAAGATGCGTGTACTCTTGAGCTGCAAGGTCATCAAGAGCTGGCAAAGAAAGAATATGGTGTGCTACCCTGCCAAGTCCCTCACAAGGTAGCTCTTTAACATGCAAGCACATCTTTCTGCATTCCCTAAGGTGTTTCCTCTTCCTTACTGAAAACCCAATACTGCCAAAatgtgaaagaaaaaaaaatcagtcaTAAGCTCACAGAAGTATATATAAATCGTTAATAAAAAGAAATCAAACACAATTAGAAGTTGGAAGCAAATGAACAGATATTTTTACATGGATATGCATGCACAAGTCAGTTCAGCTGATGTTAAGAACTTGACTGATCTAGTCTTTCGAACAGAACTAGCAAAAGCGAAATTCTTCCACCTCTGAAACTAGATTCGGAGGGTTGACTCATGCTAAAAACCGCAGACTACAAAATAGGATGTGGCCTCAATggttttttattaaaaaattcTTACTCCCACAAAATCATAACATTtgagaagagaaaaacaaaaaaaagacatACGAAAGCCATGGCATGGGATCCTTAGTCTAATCTTATGTAATATTTTAGTACCGCTGCATCATCGAATTCAATTTTAATCGTGGACAGTACATTAAAACTTAAGAAATTAAACACCGTTCTAAATAAACAACCAATAAACAACTAAAGTGGTGGATAATAAACACTAAACATCCCACGCACAACGGTATGTTGTTCTCCTCCTCTAAATCGCTACGAACATACACTACTTACTCTGTCAAAAAAATCTTAATTTATACTATGAATCTAAACAAAACATACGGAAGTGTGGAGCATAGATCGAGCGAAGGTCTAAGTCGAGTTATTAAAATTCGAAACGGTTGCCATATATATAAACAAACAGTAGGAAAGCGTAGACTACGGATCGAGTCAAGTCGAGTTATTAAAATTGAAAACGGAATTGAGGAGCACGACGTGGTATGTATGATACGGAAGCGAAGAGCAGTAAATAGGCACGTACCAGATCCGGTAAAGACTCGACTCGGGAGAGAAGACGGAAGCTGGGACCAGGACGAAGTTCCTTTCCTTCCCTTGCTGCTGGCACCGGAAGAAGACGAAGACGAAGAcgaagacggtgggcgcgcacgacGGCGATGAGGCGGAGTCGGTGCTGCAGGCCGGCAGACGGCACGACGGCGATGAGTCTGAGATGCAGATGCCGAGCTGTTGCGATGGATGTGGACCGTGTCAGCCTAGCGGCAGCTTTACTCTTCTCTGCGGCAGGTAGGCATGCAGAAGTCTGGACCTCTTCTCTGGCTTCGGAGCCGCCCGGCTGCTTATAAGGCGTGCGCTTGGCTGGGAATCCCCGTCGCGGAGGACGAGATATTCTGTCGCCCAGTGCCTGCCCACACCGTTCGCTCCTACCCGTGGTTCGGCGCGGCCGGTGGGCCCTATCGGTTAAAATCATGGACCGGTTCCGTTCAATCAAAGCCGCCTATAATTAGGAGGCGGGTGGGGCCGGGCGGGCCCACCAATAATTGCTGGCATTGGGCAGTGGCAGGTGTCTGGTCACTGGTGTGCTGCCAACCTGTCGCCGTTACTAGGATGTGTACTGTACTCCTCTACCACCCGTGACCGTGAGCTGTGGTGTTAAAGCCACCTGGCAGGGTGAGTCGTGACGCGTCTCTGCTCTGAGGGGAAAAACGAATTTGGTTTGTTGGGCATCGTTTGTTCGGTGGGCTCGTTAGCTACTACTAAAAGCACTGTAGATTGATTTTGggtgaaaaaaatattattcattagcTAAAAAAAAATATAGCTTATAAACTAAATAAGCCCAGATAAACAGGCGGGGCAGAAACGAGGCACGTGCAGATGGAACAGAGGGACGAGCCGAGGAAACCAAAGCGAAACAGCTCGCCGCCTTCCCAGCTTAAACTCGACCTCCACGCACGGTACGGTGGTGTTCAGTGTACGTACTAGCCATCATCATAGACTGACTAATGGGTGCGTTAGGGGGGTGTTTGTTCCTaatggaaaattttagtccctgtcctatcggatgtttggacacatgcataaaatattaaatatagacaaaaaaaataactaattgcacatattgtggctaatttgcgagacgattttttaagcctaattagtccatgatttgacaatgtggtgctacagtaaatatgtgttaatgacggattaattaggcttaataaattcatctcgtaaattagtcttcatctatgtaattagttttataattaactcatatttagttctcc belongs to Miscanthus floridulus cultivar M001 chromosome 4, ASM1932011v1, whole genome shotgun sequence and includes:
- the LOC136550581 gene encoding CBL-interacting protein kinase 2, with protein sequence MVEHKGNVLMHKYEMGKLLGQGTFAKVYHARNTKTSESVAIKVIDKEKVMKVGLIDQIKREISVMKLVRHPNIVQLYEVMATKTKIYFVLEHVKGGELFNKVQRGRLKEDAARKYFQQLICAVDFCHSRGVYHRDLKPENLLLDENSNLKVSDFGLSALAECQRQDGLLHTTCGTPAYVAPEVINRKGYDGAKADIWSCGVILFVLLAGYLPFHDKNLMDMYKKIGKAEFKCPCWFSTDVRRLLLRILDPNPNTRISMEKIMENPWFRKGLDAKLLRYNLQTKNAPQVDKNADFDSLSTNITAESKQQEEKKPTNMNAFDIISLSTGLDLSGLFEESDKKRESQFTSTNTSSTIISKIEDVAKNLQLKVTKKDGGLLKMEASKPGRKGVMGIDAEIFEVSPNFHLVEIKKTNGDTLEYQKVLNQEMRPALKDIVWAWQGEQSKQQQTVS